A single window of Methylomarinum sp. Ch1-1 DNA harbors:
- a CDS encoding PepSY domain-containing protein yields the protein MMRQILTVLLLSACLAPVSLAGTQSYTALVTLDEAARKIIQQGRNKVLATRTETVDGRRVHIIKILTPQGRIQHIKIDADSGRVVK from the coding sequence TTGATGCGACAAATCCTTACCGTATTGTTGTTGTCCGCCTGTCTCGCGCCAGTCAGTCTGGCGGGAACACAATCGTACACCGCCTTGGTCACGCTTGATGAGGCCGCCAGGAAAATCATCCAACAGGGACGAAACAAGGTGCTGGCCACCCGCACGGAAACGGTCGATGGCAGGCGGGTGCACATTATCAAGATTTTAACTCCGCAAGGGCGAATCCAGCATATCAAGATCGATGCGGACAGCGGTCGGGTCGTTAAGTAG
- the dnaX gene encoding DNA polymerase III subunit gamma/tau, producing the protein MTYQVLARKWRPQNFSQIVGQEHVSQSLIHALQHDRLHHAYLFTGTRGVGKTTIARILAKAINCENLNDFNPCGQCRVCQDFEQGRFMDLIEVDAASRTKVEDTRDLLDNAQYAPNQGRYKVYLIDEVHMLSGHSFNALLKTLEEPPPHVKFLLATTDPQKIPVTVLSRCLQFNLKRLLPDQIDGQMRYILGQEQIEFEESAIKILARAADGSMRDGLSLLDQAIAFGSGAVRYDEVAAMLGTVAQQPVDELLQALVAEDGGMLLAKVDEIANLTPDFSEILQQLLRVLHRVALTQQVPGLVDHEFDKQVIDHLASQLSPENVQLYYQIALIGQRDMDLAPDPRSGFEMILLRMLTFKPKKSALEAAPAAVQQPRPSPAPVQTKPASVPEQRSAPAKTAAPPPVEPLGQAQPGDDNWMDMIQAMKIRGMTRELANQCVYDGVDDSGCRLIIDPSHQHLLGGKAEEKLQKALQDYFGKPLKLRITTQKTDNITPAVQHQRDREQRQQAAVDAIDADQNVQVLNEQFGARVMSGTIEPNDE; encoded by the coding sequence ATGACTTATCAGGTACTCGCCAGAAAGTGGCGACCGCAAAATTTCTCCCAGATCGTCGGTCAGGAACACGTCAGTCAATCCTTGATTCATGCCTTGCAGCATGATCGTCTGCACCATGCTTATTTATTCACCGGTACTCGCGGCGTCGGCAAAACCACCATCGCTCGCATCTTGGCTAAAGCCATCAATTGTGAAAATCTGAACGATTTCAATCCCTGTGGTCAATGCCGTGTCTGTCAGGACTTCGAGCAGGGCCGCTTCATGGATCTGATAGAAGTCGATGCCGCATCGCGGACCAAGGTCGAAGACACCCGCGATTTGCTCGATAATGCGCAATATGCGCCCAATCAGGGACGCTATAAAGTCTATCTGATCGATGAGGTGCATATGTTGTCTGGGCATAGTTTCAATGCCTTGCTAAAGACGTTGGAAGAGCCGCCGCCGCATGTAAAATTTTTGCTCGCCACCACCGATCCGCAAAAAATTCCGGTGACGGTGCTGTCGCGTTGTCTGCAATTCAACCTGAAACGCTTGCTGCCGGATCAGATCGACGGCCAGATGCGTTATATTCTGGGACAGGAACAGATTGAGTTTGAAGAAAGCGCCATCAAGATCCTGGCCCGCGCAGCTGACGGCAGCATGCGTGACGGCTTGAGTCTGCTCGATCAGGCTATTGCTTTCGGCAGCGGCGCGGTGCGTTACGATGAGGTCGCCGCGATGTTGGGCACGGTGGCGCAACAGCCGGTGGATGAGCTTTTGCAGGCATTGGTCGCCGAAGATGGCGGCATGCTGCTGGCGAAAGTTGATGAAATCGCCAATTTAACTCCGGATTTCAGTGAAATCTTGCAGCAATTGTTGCGAGTTTTGCATCGTGTGGCGCTAACCCAGCAGGTCCCCGGGTTGGTCGATCATGAATTTGATAAACAAGTCATCGATCATCTGGCCAGCCAATTGTCGCCGGAGAATGTGCAGCTGTATTATCAGATTGCCCTGATCGGACAGAGAGATATGGATTTGGCGCCGGATCCGCGCAGCGGCTTCGAAATGATTTTGCTGCGGATGTTGACCTTCAAGCCGAAAAAATCAGCGCTTGAAGCGGCGCCGGCTGCCGTGCAGCAACCTCGTCCGTCGCCCGCTCCAGTGCAGACCAAGCCTGCCTCCGTCCCGGAACAGAGGAGTGCGCCGGCTAAGACGGCGGCGCCTCCGCCAGTCGAGCCGCTTGGTCAGGCGCAACCGGGCGACGACAACTGGATGGATATGATACAGGCGATGAAAATTCGCGGCATGACCCGGGAATTGGCCAATCAATGTGTTTATGACGGCGTCGATGACAGCGGTTGCCGCTTGATTATCGATCCGTCCCATCAGCATTTGCTGGGCGGCAAGGCCGAAGAGAAACTGCAAAAGGCCTTGCAGGATTATTTCGGCAAGCCGTTAAAGTTGCGTATTACAACGCAAAAAACCGATAATATAACACCGGCCGTTCAACATCAGCGCGATCGAGAACAGCGCCAGCAGGCGGCGGTTGACGCGATCGATGCCGATCAAAATGTGCAGGTCTTGAACGAACAGTTTGGCGCCAGAGTGATGTCCGGCACCATTGAACCGAATGATGAATAG
- a CDS encoding 4a-hydroxytetrahydrobiopterin dehydratase → MGWRERKHEETYNEEEINQRLQDELPHWYYEKGWIRRKYKTSGWKSTLMVVNTVGHLAEAAFHHPDLTVSYAFVIVKLVNHAAKGVTNKDFELAHKIEQVVMWQPGKEDGALEGTPDDPRFKYIKYD, encoded by the coding sequence ATGGGGTGGAGAGAACGTAAGCATGAAGAAACTTATAACGAAGAAGAGATTAACCAGCGTTTACAGGACGAATTGCCGCATTGGTATTATGAGAAGGGCTGGATCAGACGTAAATATAAAACCAGCGGCTGGAAATCGACGCTGATGGTGGTCAATACCGTAGGACATTTGGCCGAGGCGGCTTTTCATCATCCCGATCTGACTGTTTCTTATGCCTTCGTCATTGTCAAATTAGTGAATCACGCGGCTAAAGGGGTGACCAACAAGGATTTCGAATTAGCTCATAAAATCGAACAGGTGGTGATGTGGCAGCCAGGCAAGGAAGACGGAGCCTTGGAAGGAACGCCGGACGATCCGCGATTTAAATACATCAAATACGATTGA
- a CDS encoding response regulator transcription factor encodes MRILVVEDEQVLCQQIKRYFADKGFAVDSADTGADGYYLASEYPLDAAIVDIGLPDFSGIELIKKLRAQDNHLPVLLLTARSRWQDKVEGLEAGADDYLAKPFHYEELMARVNALLRRSKGNAHPVLSFANIRLDTVSQDVTVDGKLVELTAFEYKVLEYLLFRRGEVVSKSVLTEHIYDEDFDRDSNVIEVFIGRLRKKLDPQGITKPIETLRGRGYRIPAQEH; translated from the coding sequence ATGCGTATTCTCGTGGTCGAAGACGAACAGGTGTTGTGTCAGCAGATCAAACGGTATTTTGCCGATAAGGGTTTTGCCGTCGATAGCGCCGACACCGGCGCTGACGGCTATTATCTGGCCAGCGAATATCCGCTCGATGCGGCGATTGTCGATATCGGCTTGCCCGATTTTTCCGGCATCGAATTGATCAAAAAACTCAGGGCTCAGGACAATCATTTGCCGGTCTTGTTGTTGACGGCCAGAAGTCGTTGGCAGGATAAGGTGGAAGGTTTGGAAGCCGGCGCCGATGATTATTTAGCCAAGCCCTTCCATTATGAAGAATTGATGGCCAGGGTCAATGCCTTGCTGAGGCGTTCGAAAGGCAATGCTCATCCGGTGCTAAGCTTCGCCAATATCAGGCTGGACACGGTGTCGCAGGATGTCACCGTGGATGGTAAATTGGTCGAGTTGACCGCTTTCGAATACAAAGTGCTGGAGTATTTGTTGTTCCGCCGCGGAGAAGTGGTGTCGAAATCGGTCCTGACCGAGCACATCTATGATGAGGATTTCGATCGTGACAGCAATGTCATCGAGGTGTTCATCGGTCGGCTGAGAAAAAAACTCGATCCCCAGGGCATCACCAAGCCGATCGAAACGCTGCGCGGCCGGGGATACCGTATTCCCGCACAAGAACATTGA
- a CDS encoding histidine triad nucleotide-binding protein, with product MSDCLFCKMVAGEIQPDVVFEDDKVLAFRDINPQAPTHILIIPRQHVPTLNELTDAELGGHILKTAAAIAKQEGLAEDGYRTVFNCNRHGGQDVFHLHLHLLGGRQMTWPPG from the coding sequence ATGAGTGACTGTCTATTTTGTAAAATGGTCGCCGGTGAGATTCAGCCGGATGTGGTGTTTGAAGACGATAAGGTGTTGGCATTCAGGGATATCAATCCTCAGGCGCCGACCCATATCCTGATTATTCCAAGGCAGCATGTGCCGACCTTGAATGAGCTGACCGATGCCGAGCTGGGCGGCCATATTCTGAAAACCGCCGCCGCCATCGCCAAGCAGGAAGGATTGGCCGAAGACGGCTATCGGACCGTCTTTAATTGTAATCGGCATGGCGGTCAAGACGTATTCCACCTGCATCTCCATCTGTTGGGCGGACGACAAATGACCTGGCCGCCGGGTTGA
- the smbP gene encoding small metal-binding protein SmbP gives MKKNNITLFSFLLAALTTSFMFMNNAYAGEHHGANALEHAAVAASHAEKGHLELILEHSKEALHHAKMASQEHHEKHMHMEKAVTKLNEAIDHANKKHSDLASKAAHEAMEHIHKTF, from the coding sequence ATGAAAAAAAACAACATCACATTATTCAGTTTTTTACTGGCCGCGCTGACGACGTCCTTTATGTTCATGAATAACGCCTATGCCGGTGAGCATCATGGCGCCAACGCGTTAGAACATGCCGCCGTCGCCGCCAGCCATGCTGAAAAAGGCCACTTGGAGTTGATATTGGAACATAGCAAGGAAGCCTTGCACCACGCCAAAATGGCCTCTCAAGAACATCATGAGAAACATATGCATATGGAAAAAGCCGTGACAAAACTGAATGAAGCCATAGACCACGCCAATAAAAAACACAGCGACTTAGCCTCCAAAGCCGCTCACGAAGCTATGGAACATATCCATAAAACTTTCTAG
- a CDS encoding NAD(P)/FAD-dependent oxidoreductase, which translates to MRVIIIGSGIAGVTFAEHYRKLSPDAKITLLTGENRGYYSRPLLSRGFSEEDIEKTIILRTFNALQEKNICIIPGVTVTAIHPEEHSIDVKGIDEIEQLDYDKLIIATGSAAFIPPPFQPYRENFFLLNSLEDLITLRRFRQPFLDSRRKPNWAIIGGGLIGCELASDLAVSGDKVCLFHAMDKLMERQLVEQDSTALLTVLEKLSIEVRLNQAIQRIDKESGKIAISVDNNRRPFDAAIVSCGFKPRIELAEQAGLQTGRGIRVNQSLQTSHEDIYALGDVAELPNGKLYAYIIPIRHQARWLAEYFCGQPQQDWRPAEFSPEAKVHGFQAAHPYRF; encoded by the coding sequence ATGCGAGTCATCATTATCGGTTCCGGCATCGCCGGTGTGACTTTTGCCGAGCACTATCGCAAACTGTCGCCCGACGCCAAAATCACCCTGTTGACCGGAGAGAATCGAGGTTATTACTCCAGGCCTCTGCTGTCCCGAGGTTTTAGTGAAGAGGATATAGAAAAGACCATCATCCTCAGAACCTTCAATGCGCTGCAGGAAAAAAACATCTGCATCATCCCCGGCGTAACGGTCACCGCCATTCACCCTGAGGAACACTCGATTGACGTCAAGGGCATCGATGAGATCGAGCAACTCGATTACGACAAGTTGATCATCGCCACCGGTTCGGCCGCCTTTATTCCGCCACCGTTCCAACCTTATCGGGAAAATTTTTTCCTGCTGAACAGCTTGGAAGACCTCATTACGCTGCGAAGATTCAGACAGCCTTTTCTCGATAGCCGGCGCAAACCTAACTGGGCCATCATCGGCGGCGGCCTGATCGGCTGCGAACTGGCATCCGACCTGGCCGTTTCAGGCGATAAGGTCTGCTTATTCCACGCCATGGACAAACTGATGGAACGTCAACTGGTTGAACAAGACTCTACAGCCTTGTTGACGGTGTTGGAAAAACTTAGCATCGAGGTCAGATTGAATCAAGCGATACAGCGTATCGATAAGGAATCGGGAAAAATCGCTATCAGCGTCGACAATAACCGGCGCCCATTCGATGCGGCGATCGTTTCCTGCGGGTTCAAGCCGAGAATCGAGTTGGCCGAACAAGCGGGCTTACAAACCGGACGCGGCATACGGGTCAATCAATCCCTGCAAACCAGTCATGAAGATATTTACGCGCTGGGAGATGTCGCCGAACTGCCCAACGGCAAACTCTACGCCTATATCATTCCGATACGGCATCAGGCTCGCTGGCTGGCCGAATATTTCTGCGGTCAGCCGCAACAAGACTGGCGGCCGGCTGAATTCAGCCCGGAAGCAAAAGTCCATGGCTTTCAAGCCGCTCATCCCTACCGCTTTTAA
- a CDS encoding ATP-binding protein translates to MQTNSLSFRLLLSAGLVLTAFFALVALVLEQAFQQSTEQALREKLQIQIYSLLSVAEMDRALQLKMPDALREPRFSNPGSGLYAAIRLSDQSLVWRSPSAVGVELPVAEQLQQGEFAFVRDNSQRFVLHYAVLWENEAGFERAYVFTVAEDGQLLDKQVAGFRVTLTSWLSGIGVLLVLTQFLLLRWGLKPLRQIEADLGQIEAGAKSRLDGRYPAELKAVAGNLNALISSERAHLERYRNTLADLAHSLKTPLAILRGSVETTEVNRETIQHQISRMNEIVDYQLQKAAAKGRKKLTGKVDINAVLDKIIASLSKVYQEKRIDYRFSAAKIFRLYCEEGDIYEIAGNLLDNASKWCRSKVRVSLTEVDANEAGVEAVLLTVEDDGPGIAPEKIAEIMHRGVRADENTEGHGIGMAVVHELVELLGGRLVGGKSAALGGMKWQVYLP, encoded by the coding sequence GTGCAAACTAACTCGCTCAGTTTTCGGTTGTTGTTGTCGGCCGGCTTGGTGTTGACGGCCTTTTTCGCGTTGGTCGCGTTGGTGTTGGAGCAGGCCTTTCAGCAGAGCACCGAGCAGGCGCTCAGGGAAAAGCTGCAAATTCAGATTTATTCGTTGTTGTCGGTGGCGGAAATGGACCGTGCGCTGCAACTGAAGATGCCCGATGCGTTGAGAGAGCCGCGTTTTTCCAATCCCGGCTCCGGTCTCTATGCCGCGATTCGTTTGTCGGACCAAAGCCTGGTATGGCGCTCGCCATCCGCGGTCGGGGTCGAGCTGCCAGTCGCCGAACAATTACAGCAGGGCGAATTCGCTTTTGTGCGCGACAACAGTCAGCGCTTTGTGTTGCATTACGCCGTGCTCTGGGAGAACGAAGCCGGTTTTGAAAGGGCCTATGTGTTTACCGTTGCCGAAGACGGGCAATTGCTCGACAAGCAGGTGGCCGGTTTCAGGGTGACGTTGACCAGCTGGCTTTCGGGAATAGGCGTGCTGTTGGTGTTGACTCAGTTTTTGCTGTTGCGCTGGGGACTCAAACCGTTGCGCCAGATCGAAGCCGATCTCGGCCAGATCGAAGCCGGCGCCAAAAGTCGTCTGGATGGCCGTTATCCCGCCGAGTTGAAAGCGGTGGCCGGCAATTTGAATGCGTTGATCAGCAGCGAGCGCGCGCATCTGGAGCGTTACCGCAACACCCTCGCCGATTTGGCCCACAGCCTTAAGACGCCGTTGGCGATATTACGAGGGAGTGTCGAAACGACGGAAGTCAATCGGGAAACGATACAGCATCAGATTTCCAGAATGAATGAAATCGTCGACTATCAATTGCAAAAAGCGGCGGCCAAGGGGCGGAAGAAGCTGACCGGCAAGGTCGATATCAATGCAGTGCTGGATAAGATCATCGCTTCCTTGAGCAAAGTTTATCAAGAAAAACGCATTGATTACCGGTTTTCGGCGGCCAAGATCTTTCGTTTATATTGTGAGGAAGGCGATATTTATGAGATTGCCGGAAATTTGCTGGATAATGCATCGAAATGGTGTCGAAGCAAGGTTCGAGTGTCGTTAACTGAAGTCGATGCAAACGAGGCGGGCGTCGAGGCGGTGCTACTGACCGTCGAGGATGACGGCCCAGGCATCGCGCCGGAAAAAATTGCCGAGATCATGCATAGGGGCGTGCGCGCCGATGAGAATACCGAAGGGCATGGCATCGGCATGGCGGTCGTCCATGAATTGGTCGAGTTGTTGGGGGGGCGACTGGTTGGCGGCAAAAGCGCCGCATTGGGCGGCATGAAGTGGCAGGTTTATTTGCCCTGA
- a CDS encoding YbaB/EbfC family nucleoid-associated protein: MKNALGNIMQQAQKMQEDMKKAQEELASMEVQGESGGGLVKILMTGKREVRKVTIDDSLVGDDKDMLEDLVAAAINDAVHKVSKMKKEKMADVTAGIPMPPGFQMPF, translated from the coding sequence ATGAAAAACGCACTGGGTAATATCATGCAGCAAGCCCAAAAAATGCAGGAGGACATGAAGAAGGCGCAGGAAGAGCTGGCCTCTATGGAAGTTCAGGGCGAATCCGGCGGTGGACTGGTTAAAATCCTAATGACCGGCAAGCGGGAAGTCAGGAAAGTCACGATCGACGATTCCTTGGTCGGTGACGATAAGGACATGCTGGAAGATCTGGTAGCCGCGGCGATCAACGATGCCGTACATAAAGTCAGCAAGATGAAGAAGGAAAAGATGGCCGACGTCACCGCCGGCATTCCGATGCCGCCAGGTTTCCAAATGCCGTTCTAA
- the recR gene encoding recombination mediator RecR, whose product MQGKGLLGELINSLCCLPGIGPKSAQRMAFHLLQRDRQGARRLSDILTKAVNEIGHCRQCRTLTEKELCDICANPAREQGLLCIVESPADVWVIEQATAFRGHYFVLHGRLSPLDGIGPDELGFDELEARMRSGQLQEIILATNSTVEGEATAHFIAELARKYTIPASRIAHGVPMGGELEYTDSGTLMHAFSGRREI is encoded by the coding sequence ATGCAAGGAAAAGGTCTGCTTGGAGAATTGATAAACAGCCTTTGCTGTTTGCCCGGCATCGGCCCTAAGTCGGCGCAGCGCATGGCCTTTCATCTGTTGCAGCGTGACCGCCAGGGCGCGCGACGGCTCAGCGATATTCTGACCAAGGCGGTCAACGAAATCGGTCATTGTCGGCAATGCCGAACCCTGACCGAAAAAGAGTTGTGCGATATCTGCGCCAATCCGGCACGGGAGCAAGGTTTATTATGCATCGTGGAGAGTCCGGCCGATGTCTGGGTGATAGAGCAAGCCACCGCTTTTCGGGGTCATTATTTCGTGCTGCACGGACGTTTGTCGCCATTGGACGGCATCGGTCCCGATGAATTGGGATTCGATGAGCTGGAGGCGCGCATGCGCTCCGGTCAATTACAGGAAATTATTTTGGCGACCAATTCGACGGTGGAAGGTGAGGCGACCGCCCATTTCATCGCCGAACTGGCGCGCAAATATACGATTCCGGCCAGCCGGATAGCTCACGGCGTGCCGATGGGCGGGGAGCTGGAATATACCGACAGCGGGACGCTGATGCATGCTTTCAGCGGTCGCCGGGAGATCTGA
- a CDS encoding choice-of-anchor F family protein yields the protein MKNMTQHKSQPTTGCSRVAKTALAIALAGLALSVHAGKITSAPSASGASGFGGWNLNNVEVVLNGTQGVVGSADSWFDPITGAYNFAADSDFTYESLVFDESLLTRMGIVLAKDWPVGEPSGIKIINDDPGVKNDKPANCIMSTSYLKDHYLDSADPQQVVCSSPFQTHKRYKVAMLPATVDGAGSESVDLVFNVEPEAGSRDYQVFQKINNWTDMRLQGFTVQVGFGVGVDFVSVTDAGVDLADLNIAVPSNIWSPTQLATFSAGLFGPEDKHTGELGFFDPKTRAGFYIDEYVAGEQPLTDTLTATTPLPSDYADVPEGAGAAANQFGPWLPNTMLPYGIFFDDDGNPDTDAALLAWYGYNPATGELGWMRGALDDFAAVSDEDIQEMGANLSYTADLIDDLVNIGLNYVVRVGDVTTFPNSTFTIRVTPTADASGTGQPSYVGVTPVPWLLFTNSDASVELQPEPTFSIGSLLTARVGDADLNLNPDEAEEVDVTISTNTGLSDTLTLVEQGENRGVFAAILPEEYSEVTEGTVVTMSYLDVSAAATKTASTTAEQAPLPILSDVSITDLSVPDTLADGLSRNLMLSIINDKQALETASGEVLLTGTDGSEFSAAFTDLRLGGKLKFKFRWTADLADPDVSETVEWAASVSVDGQIVDNAEALTTIEVKRGKNLKVK from the coding sequence ATGAAAAACATGACTCAACACAAATCACAGCCGACAACCGGCTGTTCGCGCGTCGCGAAGACTGCACTGGCAATCGCATTGGCGGGACTCGCACTCTCCGTCCATGCAGGCAAAATCACCTCGGCGCCCTCGGCTAGCGGCGCATCAGGCTTTGGAGGGTGGAACCTCAACAATGTGGAAGTAGTGCTGAACGGCACCCAAGGAGTTGTCGGCAGTGCCGACAGCTGGTTCGATCCTATAACCGGCGCTTACAATTTCGCAGCAGACTCCGATTTCACCTACGAAAGCCTCGTCTTCGATGAGAGCCTTCTTACCCGTATGGGCATCGTGCTGGCAAAAGACTGGCCGGTAGGCGAACCCTCCGGCATCAAGATTATCAACGATGACCCGGGGGTAAAAAATGACAAGCCTGCCAACTGCATCATGTCGACATCCTATCTGAAGGATCATTACCTGGACTCTGCCGATCCACAACAGGTTGTCTGCAGCAGCCCGTTCCAAACTCACAAACGTTACAAAGTTGCGATGCTGCCCGCCACCGTAGATGGCGCTGGCTCGGAAAGCGTAGACCTGGTATTCAATGTCGAGCCCGAAGCGGGTTCACGTGATTACCAGGTATTCCAGAAAATAAACAACTGGACCGATATGCGCCTGCAAGGTTTCACGGTTCAAGTGGGCTTTGGCGTTGGCGTCGACTTCGTCAGCGTCACTGATGCCGGCGTCGATCTTGCCGATCTGAACATCGCCGTGCCTTCGAATATTTGGAGCCCCACTCAGCTCGCCACGTTCTCGGCGGGACTGTTTGGACCGGAAGATAAGCACACTGGAGAATTAGGATTCTTCGATCCGAAAACTCGAGCAGGCTTTTATATCGACGAGTATGTGGCCGGCGAACAACCGCTGACCGATACCCTGACGGCAACCACGCCACTGCCCAGCGATTATGCCGACGTGCCTGAAGGAGCCGGGGCGGCCGCAAATCAATTCGGACCTTGGCTGCCCAATACCATGCTGCCTTACGGCATATTCTTCGATGACGACGGCAACCCCGATACCGACGCGGCGCTGCTCGCCTGGTATGGCTACAATCCTGCTACTGGCGAATTGGGCTGGATGCGCGGAGCTCTGGATGATTTTGCAGCCGTTTCGGATGAAGATATCCAGGAAATGGGCGCCAACCTATCTTATACCGCCGACCTAATCGATGACTTGGTCAATATCGGCCTCAACTATGTGGTCAGGGTGGGTGACGTTACAACATTTCCCAACAGCACCTTCACCATCCGTGTGACACCTACAGCCGACGCCTCAGGAACCGGCCAGCCGAGCTATGTCGGAGTGACGCCCGTTCCTTGGCTGCTGTTTACCAATTCCGATGCGTCAGTGGAGCTACAGCCTGAACCAACCTTTTCGATCGGCAGCCTGCTGACGGCTCGCGTCGGTGATGCAGACTTGAACCTGAATCCAGACGAAGCCGAAGAAGTGGATGTCACTATTTCGACGAACACCGGACTGAGCGACACGCTGACCTTGGTTGAACAAGGCGAGAACCGTGGAGTGTTTGCCGCGATCCTGCCCGAAGAGTATAGCGAAGTTACAGAGGGAACCGTAGTCACGATGTCATACCTCGACGTATCTGCGGCGGCGACCAAGACTGCCAGCACGACTGCGGAACAAGCTCCTCTGCCGATACTCTCGGATGTGTCTATCACTGATCTTTCAGTGCCCGACACGCTGGCCGACGGGCTCTCCAGAAACTTGATGCTTTCGATCATTAATGACAAGCAGGCCTTGGAAACCGCCTCTGGAGAGGTGCTACTCACCGGGACGGACGGAAGTGAATTCAGCGCCGCCTTTACCGATCTGCGCCTGGGCGGAAAACTGAAGTTCAAATTCAGGTGGACCGCGGATCTCGCGGATCCAGACGTTTCCGAGACAGTGGAATGGGCTGCCAGCGTGTCCGTCGATGGCCAAATCGTTGACAACGCCGAAGCCTTAACAACGATCGAAGTCAAGCGAGGAAAAAACCTGAAGGTCAAATAA